From Sus scrofa isolate TJ Tabasco breed Duroc chromosome 18, Sscrofa11.1, whole genome shotgun sequence, a single genomic window includes:
- the SHH gene encoding sonic hedgehog protein preproprotein (The RefSeq protein has 2 substitutions, 1 frameshift compared to this genomic sequence), protein MLLLARCLLVMLISSLLLCSGLACGPGRGFGKRRHPKKLTPLAYKQFIPNVAEKTLGASGRYEGKITRNSERFKELTPNYNPDIIFKDEENTGADRLMTQRCKDKLNALAFSVMNQWPGVKLRVTEGWDEDGHHSEESLHYEGRAVDITTSDRDRSKYGMLARLAVEAGFDWVYYESKAHIHCSVKAENSVAAKSGGCFPGSATVHLEQGGTKLVKDLRPGDRVLAADDEGRLLYSDFLTFLDRDDGAKKVFYVIETREPRERLLLTAAHLLFVAPHNNSAAWEPEALSGAGRPPGGAPGRRALFASRVRPGQHVYVVAERGGDRRLLPAAVHSVTLREEATGAYAPLTAQGTILINRVLASCYAVIEEHSWAHRAFAPFRLAHALLAALAPSRTDRGGDGDGGGGGRVPPPAPAAPGVADAPGAVGIHWYSQLLYQIGTWLLDSEALHPLGMAVKSS, encoded by the exons ATGCTGCTGCTGGCGAGATGCCTGCTGGTGATGCTCATCTCCTCCCTGCTCCTGTGCTCGGGGCTGGCGTGCGGACCCGGCAGGGGGTTCGGGAAGAGGCGGCACCCCAAAAAACTGACCCCTTTAGCCTACAAGCAGTTTATCCCCAACGTGGCGGAGAAGACCCTAGGGGCCAGCGGAAGATACGAAGGGAAGATTACACGAAACTCAGAGCGATTTAAGGAACTCACCCCCAATTACAACCCCGACATCATATTTAAGGATGAAGAAAACACTGGAGCCGACCGGCTGATGACTCAG aGATGCAAGGACAAGCTGAATGCCTTAGCCATCTCCGTGATGAACCAGTGGCCCGGAGTGAAGCTGCGGGTGACCGAGGGCTGGGATGAGGACGGCCACCACTCGGAGGAGTCGCTGCATTACGAAGGCCGCGCGGTGGACATTACCACCTCGGACCGGGATCGCAGCAAGTACGGCATGCTGGCGCGCCTGGCCGTGGAGGCCGGCTTCGACTGGGTCTACTACGAGTCCAAAGCGCACATCCACTGCTCGGTGAAAGCAG AGAACTCGGTGGCGGCCAAATCGGGCGGGTGCTTCCCGGGCTCGGCCACGGTGCACCTCGAGCAGGGCGGCACCAAGCTGGTGAAGGACCTGCGCCCCGGGGACCGCGTGCTGGCGGCAGACGACGAAGGCCGGCTGCTCTACAGCGACTTCCTCACCTTCTTGGACCGCGACGACGGCGCCAAGAAGGTCTTCTACGTGATCGAGACCAGAGAGCCCCGCGAGCGCCTGCTGCTCACCGCCGCGCACCTGCTCTTCGTCGCGCCGCACAACAACTCGGCCGCCTGGGAGCCCGAGGCGCTGTCGGGCGCCGGGCGGCCGCCGGGGGGCGCGCCGGGACGCCGGGCGCTCTTCGCCAGCCGCGTGCGCCCGGGCCAGCACGTGTACGTGGTGGCAGAGCGCGGCGGGGACCGCCGGCTGCTGCCGGCCGCCGTGCACAGCGTGACGCTGCGCGAGGAGGCCACCGGCGCGTACGCGCCGCTGACGGCGCAGGGCACCATCCTCATCAACCGGGTGCTGGCGTCGTGCTACGCGGTCATAGAGGAGCACAGCTGGGCGCACCGGGCCTTCGCGCCCTTCCGCCTGGCGCACGCGCTCCTGGCCGCGCTGGCGCCCTCGCGCACGGACCGCGGCGGGGACGGCGacggcgggggcggcggccgcGTCCC GCCCGCGCCGGCTGCGCCAGGGGTGGCCGACGCCCCGGGTGCCGTGGGCATCCACTGGTACTCGCAGCTGCTCTACCAAATAGGCACCTGGCTGTTGGACAGCGAGGCCATGCACCCGCTCGGCATGGCGGTCAAGTCCAGCTGA